One genomic region from Leifsonia poae encodes:
- a CDS encoding amidohydrolase has translation MPTEPEPEPSFADRVFLGAVITMDDGMPTASAVATRGDRILFVGERDAAAALIGPGTVVTELDGAVLLPGFVEAHGHPVAGAILEGPGIVDIRPVTVASAADVLDTIERAVHEAGPEGAYFNGWDPLLQVGLPEPTLAWLNGLAPDKPFAILHNSGHSAYFNTAAAEAAGITRESADPVGASFGRDADGALDGSLLEAGAVAVLFAPKLRVGPAEYAELMRAATRRLNTVGITTVAELGYDPHLDPLLEAAREAGSLTARLRLYEMSTPERISAARPGDGDELVRRVGIKLWADGSPWVGNIDTSFEYLDTPATRSIGLPSHHHGRANYTPDEVLAISRAYFDRGWQLACHVHGDEAVDMVLDAWERILTESPRDDHRLRLEHVGAMTAEQFDRAARLGVTVSLLIDHLFYWGDVLVDGLFGPQHGAAWMRARSASEAGIRISFHNDGTVTPAEPLRNMDVAVSRRSRSGRILAPEERVTVETALRAETIDSAFQLFSDHEIGSIEVGKLADLVILGADPRAADPVTTPDAVACIPVTETILGGRTVWP, from the coding sequence ATGCCGACCGAACCCGAGCCCGAGCCCTCCTTCGCCGATCGAGTCTTCCTCGGCGCGGTGATCACGATGGACGACGGCATGCCGACCGCGTCGGCGGTCGCGACCCGCGGCGACCGCATCCTGTTCGTGGGCGAGCGGGATGCGGCGGCCGCCCTCATCGGGCCGGGCACGGTGGTGACCGAGCTGGACGGGGCCGTGTTGCTGCCCGGTTTCGTGGAGGCGCACGGGCATCCGGTGGCCGGTGCGATCCTGGAAGGACCCGGGATCGTGGATATCCGCCCGGTCACGGTCGCGAGCGCCGCGGACGTTCTCGACACGATCGAGCGGGCGGTGCATGAGGCCGGCCCCGAGGGCGCGTATTTCAACGGCTGGGATCCGCTGCTGCAGGTGGGGCTCCCCGAGCCCACCCTCGCCTGGCTGAACGGTCTCGCCCCCGACAAGCCATTTGCGATCCTGCACAACTCGGGGCACTCGGCCTACTTCAACACCGCGGCCGCCGAAGCCGCGGGGATCACTCGCGAGTCCGCCGATCCGGTCGGGGCCTCGTTCGGGCGGGATGCCGACGGCGCCCTCGACGGGAGCCTTCTGGAGGCCGGCGCGGTGGCGGTGCTGTTCGCCCCGAAACTGCGGGTCGGTCCCGCGGAGTACGCCGAACTGATGCGGGCGGCGACCCGTCGGCTGAACACCGTGGGGATCACGACGGTGGCCGAGCTCGGTTACGACCCGCATCTGGACCCTCTGCTGGAGGCGGCGCGCGAGGCCGGCTCGCTCACCGCGCGCCTGCGCCTCTACGAGATGTCCACTCCGGAGCGCATCAGCGCGGCGCGACCCGGCGACGGCGACGAACTGGTCCGCCGGGTCGGAATCAAGTTGTGGGCTGACGGCTCACCGTGGGTGGGGAACATCGACACCTCGTTCGAGTACCTGGATACCCCCGCCACCCGGTCGATCGGTCTGCCCTCCCACCACCACGGCCGCGCCAACTACACACCGGATGAGGTGCTGGCGATCAGTCGCGCCTATTTCGACCGCGGCTGGCAGCTGGCGTGCCACGTGCACGGTGACGAGGCGGTCGATATGGTGCTCGACGCGTGGGAGCGAATCCTGACCGAGTCGCCCCGGGACGACCACCGGCTGCGGCTGGAGCACGTCGGGGCGATGACCGCCGAGCAGTTCGACCGCGCGGCACGCCTCGGCGTGACCGTGAGCCTGCTGATCGACCACCTCTTCTACTGGGGGGATGTGCTCGTCGACGGTCTCTTCGGCCCGCAGCACGGCGCCGCCTGGATGCGGGCCCGCTCAGCCTCCGAGGCCGGCATCCGCATCTCCTTCCACAACGACGGCACGGTCACCCCGGCAGAGCCGCTGCGCAACATGGATGTCGCGGTCTCGCGACGCAGCCGTTCGGGCCGGATCCTCGCGCCCGAGGAGCGCGTCACCGTCGAGACGGCCCTGCGGGCCGAGACCATCGACAGCGCCTTCCAACTGTTCTCCGATCATGAGATCGGGTCGATCGAAGTCGGGAAGCTGGCCGATCTGGTGATCCTCGGAGCCGACCCCCGCGCGGCCGATCCGGTGACGACGCCGGATGCCGTCGCGTGCATCCCGGTGACCGAGACGATTCTGGGCGGCCGCACCGTCTGGCCCTGA
- a CDS encoding helix-turn-helix transcriptional regulator — translation MDRSALSDFLRTRRETLQPSDVGLPQGARRRAPGLRREEVAQLAAMSADYYTRLEQQRGPQPSEQMLASLARALRLSDDERDYLYRLAGHNVPGRFSGSAHVSPALQRVLDHLDDSPALVLSSLGETLVQNRISAALLGDRSGFTGLERSEYYRWFVHPETERIRYPEDDRDRQGRAQVAALRLAYSTLGADSRAGELVRALLKASPEFAELWERHEVAKRFEDHKTLIHPELGPIELDCQVLFTEDQSQCLLVLTAPPRSEGAEKLALLAVLGTQAFT, via the coding sequence ATGGACCGTTCCGCGCTCTCCGACTTCCTCCGCACCCGCCGCGAGACCCTGCAGCCCTCGGATGTGGGGCTCCCGCAGGGCGCCCGGCGTCGCGCACCGGGACTGCGCCGCGAAGAGGTGGCCCAGCTCGCCGCGATGTCGGCCGACTACTACACACGGCTCGAACAGCAGCGCGGACCTCAGCCGAGCGAACAGATGCTCGCCTCGCTCGCGCGGGCCCTGCGTCTGAGCGACGACGAACGCGACTATCTGTACCGTCTGGCCGGGCACAACGTCCCCGGCCGCTTCAGCGGGTCGGCCCATGTCTCGCCGGCACTCCAGCGGGTGCTCGACCATCTCGACGACTCCCCCGCGCTGGTGCTCTCCTCTCTTGGCGAGACGCTGGTGCAGAACCGGATCTCCGCGGCGCTGCTCGGCGACCGGTCGGGGTTCACCGGCTTGGAGCGCAGCGAGTACTATCGGTGGTTCGTGCATCCCGAGACCGAGCGCATCCGCTACCCGGAAGACGACCGCGACCGGCAGGGCCGCGCCCAGGTCGCCGCGCTGCGATTGGCGTACAGCACATTGGGCGCCGACTCACGGGCCGGCGAATTGGTGCGCGCCCTCCTCAAAGCCAGTCCGGAGTTCGCCGAACTGTGGGAGCGTCACGAGGTCGCCAAACGGTTCGAGGACCACAAGACGCTCATCCACCCGGAGCTCGGCCCGATCGAGCTGGACTGCCAGGTGCTGTTCACCGAAGACCAGTCGCAGTGCCTGCTCGTGCTCACCGCACCGCCCCGCTCGGAAGGCGCCGAGAAACTCGCCCTGCTCGCTGTGCTGGGAACGCAGGCTTTCACCTGA